The following are from one region of the Shinella sp. PSBB067 genome:
- the mscL gene encoding large conductance mechanosensitive channel protein MscL, with amino-acid sequence MLNEFKAFIARGNVMDLAVGVIIGAAFNKIVESVVNDLVMPIVGALTGGGFDFSNYFIALSGNVTASSLAAAREQGAVFAYGNFITVFINFLILAWIIFLMIKAVNRMRASLEKEKAEGAAEPAPPPEDVLLLTEIRDLLKSRPAV; translated from the coding sequence ATGCTCAATGAGTTCAAGGCGTTTATCGCCCGCGGCAATGTCATGGACCTCGCCGTGGGTGTCATCATCGGTGCAGCCTTCAACAAGATCGTCGAATCCGTCGTGAACGACCTTGTCATGCCGATCGTCGGCGCCTTGACGGGGGGAGGTTTCGACTTTTCCAACTACTTCATCGCCCTGTCGGGCAACGTGACCGCCTCTTCGCTGGCCGCCGCGCGCGAACAGGGCGCGGTCTTCGCCTATGGCAATTTCATCACCGTCTTCATCAACTTCCTCATCCTCGCCTGGATCATCTTCCTGATGATCAAGGCCGTGAACCGCATGCGCGCCTCGCTGGAGAAGGAAAAGGCCGAGGGCGCCGCCGAGCCGGCTCCGCCGCCGGAAGACGTGCTGCTCCTCACGGAGATCCGCGACCTGCTCAAGAGCCGCCCGGCGGTCTGA